Proteins encoded together in one Anaerotignum propionicum DSM 1682 window:
- a CDS encoding IS30 family transposase, protein MSYHHFTTYERGRIEELLSLGYSHRKIAERLGRHRSSIDREIHRNATSEGYGGEHAQVAYSTRRKHSKPKGKRTDDLVTTITEKLWATWSPEQIANTVTLGIVSFKTIYNWLYSGVLSAVTVRNLRQKGRRRKTEKRGKFSMGIPISERPHEVKSREVFGHWELDSMVSSRGESKGCFATFVERKSRLYTAFKTPDRTASSMQTAITALYNILPKGAFQTGTTDRGKEFACCTAIQDQLGLTLYFADAYSSWQRGSNENSNGLLREFYPKKTNLALVCQEELTHNLFLINSRPRKCLGWKSPIQVFLHEVAHLS, encoded by the coding sequence ATGAGCTACCACCATTTTACCACATATGAGCGCGGCAGGATAGAAGAATTATTGTCACTAGGTTACTCGCACAGAAAAATAGCGGAAAGGCTAGGTCGCCATCGTTCGAGTATTGACCGTGAGATTCACCGCAATGCGACCAGTGAAGGCTATGGCGGTGAGCATGCACAGGTTGCATACAGTACTCGACGCAAACATTCTAAACCCAAGGGAAAGCGCACAGATGATTTGGTTACTACCATCACAGAAAAGCTGTGGGCAACTTGGTCACCGGAACAAATAGCCAACACAGTAACGTTAGGAATCGTCAGTTTTAAAACCATATACAATTGGCTTTATTCTGGTGTTCTTTCAGCAGTTACCGTGCGGAACCTACGGCAAAAGGGTAGGCGCAGAAAGACTGAAAAGCGTGGTAAGTTTTCTATGGGAATCCCCATCTCTGAGCGACCACACGAGGTCAAAAGCAGAGAAGTTTTTGGCCACTGGGAACTAGACAGTATGGTTTCCAGCCGTGGAGAAAGCAAAGGGTGCTTTGCTACCTTTGTAGAAAGGAAAAGTCGTCTGTACACTGCTTTCAAGACACCAGACCGAACTGCTTCTTCTATGCAAACAGCCATTACTGCACTTTACAATATCCTCCCAAAGGGTGCTTTTCAAACTGGAACAACAGACCGTGGTAAAGAGTTTGCTTGCTGTACCGCCATTCAAGATCAATTAGGCTTAACACTCTATTTTGCCGATGCCTATTCTTCATGGCAACGTGGAAGCAACGAGAATTCCAACGGGCTACTACGGGAGTTTTATCCTAAGAAAACAAACCTTGCTTTGGTCTGCCAAGAAGAATTAACACACAACCTGTTTCTCATCAACTCCAGACCCCGTAAGTGTTTGGGTTGGAAATCCCCCATTCAAGTCTTTCTTCACGAAGTGGCGCACTTGTCTTGA